The Caldicellulosiruptor obsidiansis OB47 genome segment TTTTTCATCACATACTCACAAGTTACCGGAAATCAAAGTTATTTTGGTTTAACACTTATCATTGACAACTTAGAGAAAAAGAAGATTGATAAGACTGCATTTGAATATATTTATATTGAAGATACAACCACAAACCAAAAATATTATCCAATCCCTTATTTTGAAATAGAAAACTTTCCCCAAGATCAACCTCTTTTATATAAAGCAAAACTCTATGCTAAATTTCAGCCTTTACCATATGATACTATTTCAATAAATATCTACTTTAAATTTGCAGGAAGATTGTTTATCCTCCAGAATGTCGATATAAGATAAATACCTTTTTAGTAGTCGTTCAAAGCCAGATTGAGGAGATATCTCAACTCTTCTAAATTTGAATTTAGAGCAAGTAGCCTTTCTGAAGAAATAGCAGAGTGTTTTATACCTTCTTTCAATCTGTTAAGTTCATATTCAATATCCTCAATCTGAGCAAGTATTGAAAGATTGATAAAGGAAGGAAGTTCTGAGAACAACCTTTCTTTGGACAAAACATATTCAGGTCCAATTTCATACATCTCGCCGCGCGCAGGAACAATTACATCTGCTCCGAACCTGTTTTTTAGTTCTTCTGCAAACTCAAGTTGTACCTCTTTTTCACCGTGGACCACAAAAATCTTCTTTGGTTTTTCGCTCATGTGTTCAATCCACGAAAAAAGGCCACCTTTATCTGCATGCCCTGAATAAGCCTCGATATACTCTATCTTGGCTTTTACTTCCACTTCTTCACCAAATATCTTTACCTTTTTCTGCCCATCCAAAAGTTTTCTTCCAAGCGTGTTTGGTGCCTGATATCCAACAAAAAGTACAGTGTTTTTCTCATTCCACAAATTATGTTTAAGATGGTGCTTTATTCTTCCTGCCTCACACATTCCACTCGAAGAAATTATTATACAGCTCTTGTCGTACTCATTTAACCACTTTGATTCGTCAACAGACTTTATAAACCTCAAATTAGGTGGTTCAAGAGGATATATACCATTCTTTATGAACATAGCTGCTTCTGTATCAAAATACTCTATATGTTTTTTATAGATAGCAGTCGCAGAAGTTGCAAGTGGACTGTCAACAAAAATTTCTACATCTCTTATAACTTTGGCTTTTTCGGAATGGGTCACAATCTCTTTTGCAATTTCATATAATATCTCTTGTGTTCTACCTACAGCAAACGAAGGGATTATAACCTTTCCTCCATTTGATATGGTAGTGCAAATTATGTCTATAAGCTTTTTAGATTTGTTTTCAACATCCACATGAAATCTATTGCCATATGTGCTTTCAATAAACAGATAATCACAACCATCTATAATGGTGGGATCTCTTAAAATAGGAACATTTTTATTTCCTAAATCACCAGAAAAAACAAGCTTATATTCTTTACCATCTTCTATTATATAGAGCTCAATTATCGCCGAACCAAGCATGTGTCCTGCATCTTTAAATACAAAACTCAAATTTTTGTTTATTTGAACTTTTTGATCATATTTTACACCTCTAAAGTGCTTGAGAACATTTTCTGCATCTTCTAAAGTATAAAGCGGCTTTAATTGTTCTTTCCCTTCTCTTTTTCTCTTTCTATTTTTCCATTCAATCTCGCTTTCCTGAATATGAGCACTGTCGGGCAGCATAATATTACACAGGTCCACTGTTGCATCTGTTGTGTATATTACTCCTCTAAAACCATCCTTGTAGAGTTTTGGAATTCTTCCACTATGGTCAATATGGGCATGAGAAAGAATAACAAACTCAATTTCTGACGGATTAAAAGGAAATGCTTCATAGTTGAGCAGTTCTTCAGTTAAACCTCCTTGAAACATACCACAATCTATCAGAAATTTTACCCCTTCAAATTCAAAAAGATAACATGAACCTGTTACGCTCTGGGCCCCACCTATAAATGTTATCTTCAAATTCTCTTCTCTCCTCTCATTCAATCTTAACCTTACCGTATTGCGGTACAATCTCAAACCATGTATTTCCTTTTAAAAGTTTAATTTCTTGACCATTTTCATCTTTTAATGTAAATGAATTTTCCATATCAAATTCATAAGTGATTGGAATTGTTTTTCCCATCTGTAGAACATACCCTTTTCCTTTTGAAAAATCCACTTCTTGTCTACCTTTGTCATCATTTTTTATTGTGCCATAATGAGCAAATAATATTACTACGTTTTTAGCAGTCAACTGAACTCCTGTCTCTTTGTCAAGATGAGGTTTTTCTTTGATAAATCTTTTGTAAACTTTTTTCTGAGCATCGTATTCATAAGTAATATAATACCATCCTGAAAAAGTAATCTTTACCTTCGAATTTTCTGAATCCCATTTATTAATAACATTATCTGTTAAAGGATATGTTTTGTAAGTCTTTTGCATCATGTAACCTTTTTTATCGAAAAAAGTTATAAGTTTTTCCATCGATGAATAAAGATTATGTGGCGCTTTTCTATCTGAGGTTCTGTAGAAAATTCCGCCACCTGTGTATATGG includes the following:
- a CDS encoding MBL fold metallo-hydrolase RNA specificity domain-containing protein translates to MKITFIGGAQSVTGSCYLFEFEGVKFLIDCGMFQGGLTEELLNYEAFPFNPSEIEFVILSHAHIDHSGRIPKLYKDGFRGVIYTTDATVDLCNIMLPDSAHIQESEIEWKNRKRKREGKEQLKPLYTLEDAENVLKHFRGVKYDQKVQINKNLSFVFKDAGHMLGSAIIELYIIEDGKEYKLVFSGDLGNKNVPILRDPTIIDGCDYLFIESTYGNRFHVDVENKSKKLIDIICTTISNGGKVIIPSFAVGRTQEILYEIAKEIVTHSEKAKVIRDVEIFVDSPLATSATAIYKKHIEYFDTEAAMFIKNGIYPLEPPNLRFIKSVDESKWLNEYDKSCIIISSSGMCEAGRIKHHLKHNLWNEKNTVLFVGYQAPNTLGRKLLDGQKKVKIFGEEVEVKAKIEYIEAYSGHADKGGLFSWIEHMSEKPKKIFVVHGEKEVQLEFAEELKNRFGADVIVPARGEMYEIGPEYVLSKERLFSELPSFINLSILAQIEDIEYELNRLKEGIKHSAISSERLLALNSNLEELRYLLNLALNDY
- a CDS encoding DUF3048 domain-containing protein, whose translation is MKCQKRPCLKKILTLIIVGILLFSLSACGKKNSQKVNISKADKTLQADKKEKEKNAQTEQFDYLCKFTGEAIYQKEEHQVIAVMINNEPGAIPQSSLNQAEYLYEALIEGGATRIMAIYHHTYPKKVGPIRSARPYFMQIAKSLKAYFVHCGGSPQAYRLFKQNFIPHIDAIYTGGGIFYRTSDRKAPHNLYSSMEKLITFFDKKGYMMQKTYKTYPLTDNVINKWDSENSKVKITFSGWYYITYEYDAQKKVYKRFIKEKPHLDKETGVQLTAKNVVILFAHYGTIKNDDKGRQEVDFSKGKGYVLQMGKTIPITYEFDMENSFTLKDENGQEIKLLKGNTWFEIVPQYGKVKIE